The Rhizoctonia solani chromosome 4, complete sequence genome contains a region encoding:
- a CDS encoding heterokaryon incompatibility protein Het-C protein, whose amino-acid sequence MVDLRPVKATTISIFWYTRPQPLPPASIMSAFTRSRFPYFILICVLILICLPTEGVYAFGAGNIPSYSHMEGKAFRHGDIEDTLAELAAGAGKGLLGIRLKRLQKQSIINLVMVLGFLAHGYATNEFEVTEERLGVYLPVEHIDNPKGYGDGEDPRQYHPKLRAAIDPRELEVDYRTGMKNYIGNEDGPWDTSKGHIRRVLEQCIEMGRRARSSGRKEEEYESLRLLGTALHTLEDFPAHSNFCELALVSLGYNEVFVHMGDQVRIQAPNGRMVAPLVTGTFGGSDFIHSLLGEATDHISEASVSDLTKEFDKARSRSANQSQASAALRELIFQLPGGGDNDLRRDMEGVERLRASTQPGVAGGTKPPEEMSPQELHAVLWQVLKFRDSVAKKIEKTIEKIPGLGALIEKITDNLAVFIYTTLEPFMKPILQSATTALQSGSAEVINSHDQYEVFNDPHASDPTHSFLSKDHFGLILNEPAGNLAKIILSHSVKMVVNAWDDHSIHPRQAIEPILACMFHPDFHDPNSAVQREMIQYMGTIKSQSNPHDVARRLSRESVRNHQATRLKEQGADAHASGAGYTAGLQAQQDLANYFNNMGAGSIGNIFSGHGSRELSGDNIPPSGPPAHGPPPIHVNTSAIPATGEAGQYYGSAVSSHSHHSSHGSHHHTPSGGVGGFGFPSPSFNPTHTPPAGSGYNPTYGNPPPPSFPGGPPAFPSAPGFPAPGGGYPPNTGFPQPGGFTGPPYGGAYGTPPGPPPFPGGPPGGVYGQPPFQPNTSTYPGQGHGHNQGGYNPNYGGGGGW is encoded by the exons ATGGTCGATTTACGGCCTGTTAAAGCCACCACAATCTCAATCTTTTGGTACACACGACCTCAACCACTCCCCCCAGCATCGATCATGTCCGCCTTTACGCGGTCGCGATTTCCTTACTTTATACTCATATGCGTGCTTATACTTATATGTTTACCCACTGAGGGTGTATACGCCTTTGGTGCCGGAAACATTCCCAGTTACTC CCACATGGAGGGAAAGGCGTTTCGTCATGGGGATATT GAAGATACCCTTGCTGAACTTGCTGCGGGAGCGGGGAAAGGGCTCTTGGGCATAA GGCTCAAGCGGTTGCAGAAGCAGAGCATAATCAATCTGGTTATGGTCTTGG GCTTCTTGGCCCACGG TTATGCTACGAACGAATTCGAGGTGACGGAAGAGCGTTTGGGTGTGTATCTGCCTGTCGAACACATAGATAACCCCAAG GGGTACGGCGATGGAGAGGATCCCCGCCAGTACCATCCCAAACTCAGGGCGGCGATTGATCCCCGGGAGCTGGAGGTAGATTACCGCACGG GCATGAAGAACTACATAGGAAATG AGGATGGTCCGTGGGACACATCAAAGGGGCATATCCGACGGGTGTTGGAACAATGCATTGAGATGGGACGCAGAGCTCGAAGTAGCGGACgcaaggaagaagaatatgagtCGCTCAGGTTGCTCGGTACAGCG CTGCACACGCTAGAAGACTTCCCCGCTCACTCCAACTTTTGCGAGCTTGCTCTAGTCTCACTTGGTTACAATGAGGTGTTCGTACACATGGGTGATCAGGTCCGAATCCAGGCACCTAATGGGCGCATGGTGGCACCTCTCGTCACCGGCACTTTTGGAGGAAGCGATTTCATCCATAGCTTACTAGGCGAGGCCACCGACCATATC AGTGAAGCTTCTGTATCCGATTTGACTAAGGAGTTTGACAAAGCTCGTTCGCGCTCTGCAAATCAGTCTCAGGCTAGCGCAGCTCTTCGAGAGCTGATCTTCCAACTGCCGGGCGGAGGCGACAATGATCTTCGGCGCGACATGGAGGGCGTTGAGCGTCTGCGGGCCTCTACTCAACCTGGGGTCGCCGGGGGCACTAAGCCACCGGAAGAAATGAGCCCCCAGGAGTTACATGCGGTACTCTGGCAGGTTTTAAAGTTCCGTGATAGTGTTGCAAAGAAGATAGAGAAGACTATCGAAAAAATCCCAG GGTTGGGTGCGTTAATCGAGAAAATTACGGATAACTTGGCCGTTTTCATCTACACTACACTCG AACCATTCATGAAGCCAATCTTACAGTCGGCGACCACTGCGTTACAATCAGGCTCAGCAGAAGTCATCAACTCTCATGATCAGTATGAAGTGTTTAATGACCCGCACGCG TCCGATCCAACGCACTCATTCCTGAG CAAGGATCACTTC GGACTCATCCTGAATGAGCCTGCTGGTAATCTTGCCAAGATCATACTG TCTCATTCTGTGAAAATGGTAGTGAATGCTTGGGACGATCATTCTATCCATCCTCGGCAAGCCATCGAGCCGATTTTGGCCTGCAT GTTCCATCCTGATTTCCACGACCCCAATTCGGCGGTACAACGTGAAATGATACAATATATGGGTACA ATAAAATCACAAAGCAACCCTCATGATGTGGCCAGGCGTCTTAGCAGGGAGAGTGTGCGTAATCATCAAGCGACACGTCTAAAGGAACAAGGTGCCGACGCTCATGCTTCGGGGGCTG GATACACCGCCGGCTTGCAAGCACAGCAGGACCTTGCAAATTATTTCAATAACATGGGAGCAGGTAGTATTGGAAACATCTTCTCAGGACATGGCTCGCGTGAACTTTCGGGTGATAATATTCCACCATCAGGCCCTCCAGCTCATGGGCCACCACCTATTCATGTCAACACTTCGGCCATCCCTGCTACAGGCGAAGCGGGTCAATATTACGGGAGCGCAGTAAGCTCCCATTCCCACCACAGTAGCCACGGGAGCCACCATCATACTCCTAGCGGTGGCGTGGGTGGCTTCGGATTCCCATCTCCCTCATTCAACCCTACGCATACACCCCCTGCGGGTTCGGGGTATAATCCAACGTATGGAAACCCACCACCCCCGTCGTTCCCTGGTGGACCGCCTGCTTTCCCGTCGGCGCCAGGTTTCCCGGCACCAGGTGGGGGATATCCGCCGAATACTGGGTTCCCTCAACCAGGCGGATTCACTGGGCCCCCGTATGGCGGGGCTTATGGCACGCCTCCCGGCCCTCCACCTTTCCCTGGAGGACCACCAGGTGGAGTTTACGGGCAACCACCATTCCAGCCAAACACTAGTACATACCCCGGCCAAGGGCATGGTCACAACCAGGGTGGTTATAACCCAAATTACGGGGGAGGCGGAGGATGGTAG
- a CDS encoding RNA recognition motif protein, with protein sequence MMSAPYPQYPASPPAAAQYVPRPPDAAPAAHPFLREPKLYISNLSPLVTDLDLAHAFEYCVPFRPTVVRDGTGQPINGYVEFKHPERAEKALATLNGSLIPNTQFYLHLSPFASQATPPPLATPRLVKHLPPGTNDSILYDLFRPYGPLASAKMEASFGAESGIVHFWNEDDAAVAEQAMHCAEVGDRNIAVVVFQQPRRAPSAQDQFNPNPSAPTFVPGMPAFPFTPPRGSNPYATSRTPPHRSPHSPPIPFVHGPGQQVQYAPQGSGSHSGLIDPCNLFCKNLDPEIDSNKLFTHFKPFGQIVSARVMRNDAGQSPAAALQAMNGIFLGSKQIAVRLHEPKQLRQEKLQQRFSPRTRSGATSPTPSEGGDSIYSAFSPDRDSIRERAVRRSSGSYYTAALNGTLNVPMQYEELSALSPIVRRDVLTGELTRRLKSTEGVQETEVEALVEAMVSMDLKEIVDGIQSPSLFSEQLMHARQNVGGITSNGESSPGSDTGAEGKLKHLPSSSAPEHPSTPVSFAGSRMSPPRTSSPSGSAMFGTDGSKQSERERLAKAVAKIEPKKAQEITDLLLSLSKKERALCLFNVDYLRTKVTEAKDVIEVLLDDKPEADTTQKSKAAPKTPQKSGTGPTVDVSPSTPPLSSRGASAAASPTPTTPSQPTVHTLATLAKLTASEIVMLAGSPSATGLPLPKADPTVVKTTDEWIDGLQDKTPHQQKQTVGDKLFRVIKSFGIKQAPKLTIALLDREDLRALAHLMNSYPAVLKEKVLLIVPELK encoded by the exons ATGATGTCCGCTCCATACCCGCAGTATCCTGCCTCTCCTCCAGCTGCTGCCCAATATGTCCCAAGACCACCCGATGCCGCACCTGCTGCCCATCCTTTCCTGCGTGAACCCAAGCTATATATATCAAATCTGAGTCCTCTTGTTACTGATCTCGATCTCGCCCATGCATTCGAATATTGTGTCCCATTTCGGCCTACTGTCGTTCGAGACGGCACTGGCCAGCCAATAAACG GATATGTTGAATTTAAGCACCCAGAACGCGCCGAAAAAGCGTTGGCTACTTTGAACGGTTCACTTATACCTAATACACAGTTCTATCTTCATCTCTCGCCATTCGCGTCTCAGGCTACGCCCCCACCTTTGGCAACACCTCGTCTAGTCAAGCATCTTCCTCCTGGTACCAACGACAGCATTCTCTACGACCTCTTCCG ACCCTACGGCCCACTTGCCAGCGCCAAGATGGAAGCCTCGTTTGGAGCAGAGTCTGGCATTGTGCATTTTTGGAATGAAGACGATGCTGCAGTCGCCGAGCAAGCAATG CATTGTGCAGAGGTTGGCGACCGCAATATCGCCGTTGTAGTTTTCCAACAACCTCGTCGGGCACCCAGTGCGCAGGACCAATTCAACCCCAATCCTTCTGCGCCAACATTTGTACCAGGGATGCCCGCGTTTCCG TTTACTCCGCCGCGTGGCTCGAATCCCTATGCTACTAGTAGGACGCCACCTCACCGCAGCCCACATAGTCCCCCCATCCCCTTCGTGCATG GGCCTGGACAACAAGTTCAGTACGCTCCTCAGGGTTCGGGATCCCATAGTGGTTTGATCGACCCATGCAATCTTTTCTGCAAG aatCTTGACCCAGAGATCGACTCCAACAAACTCTTCACGCACTTTAAGCCT TTTGGTCAAATCGTGAGCGCTCGGGTTATGAGGAATGATGCGGGCCAGAGCC CTGCGGCTGCTCTACAGGCAATGAACGGTATCTTCTTGGGATCAAAGCAAATTGCAGTTCGTTTGCATGAACCCAAGCAACTCAGGCAAGAAAAATTACAGCAACGTTTCTCGCCTCGTACGCGTAGCGGCGCGACTAGCCCGACACCAAGCGAAGGAGGTGATAGTATCTACTCTGCGTTCTCCCCTGACCGAGACTCGATACGTGAACGCGCTGTCAGAAGGAGCTCGGGCAGCTACTATACA GCCGCCTTGAACGGAACGCTGAACGTACCCATGCAATATGAAGAACTATCTGCGCTCAGCCCTATTGTCCGAAGAGACGTGTTGACCGGGGAGCTCACTCGCAGGCTCAAGTCCACGGAAGGCGTTCAAGAAACCGAGGTCGAGGCATTGGTGGAGGCGATGGTATCCATGGATCTCAAGGAGATTGTTGATGGCATTCAGAGCCCCTCGTTGTTCTCAGAGCAACTTATGCACGCACGACAGAACGTTGGTGGGATTACTAGTAATGGTGAATCCTCGCCAGGTTCGGACACAGGAGCAGAAGGTAAATTAAAACACCTTCCATCCTCTTCCGCACCCGAACACCCTTCGACCCCAGTATCCTTCGCAGGCTCTCGTATGTCGCCACCGCGCACCTCTTCTCCATCGGGGTCGGCGATGTTTGGAACGGATGGGAGCAAGCAATCTGAACGCGAGCGTCTCGCCAAGGCTGTTGCGAAGATCGAACCAAAGAAGGCCCAAGAAATCACGGatctacttctttctctcagcAAGAAGGAGCGCGCGCTATGCTTATTCAATGTCGACTATCTCCGTACCAAAGTCACTGAGGCAAAAGACGTTATAGAAGTTCTCTTAGATGACAAGCCCGAAGCTGATACCACACAAAAATCCAAGGCTGCTCCCAAGACGCCCCAAAAGTCCGGGACCGGTCCAACTGTTGATGTTTCGCCCAGCACACCCCCTCTCAGTTCGCGTGGTGCCTCAGCAGCCGCTTCGCCTACACCAACAACCCCGTCGCAGCCAACGGTACACACCCTGGCAACTCTGGCAAAGCTCACTGCATCTGAGATCGTGATGCTTGCGGGTTCCCCTAGTGCCACTGGATTGCCTCTGCCCAAGGCCGACCCCACAGTGGTCAAGACGACCGACGAGTGGATCGATGggctgcaagacaaaacACCACACCAGCAGAAACAGACCGTCGGTGACAAATT GTTCCGCGTTATTAAATCATTTGGAATCAAGCAAGCA CCAAAGCTTACCATTGCGTTGCTTGACCGTGAGGATCTTCGCGCGCTTGCACACCTCATGAATAGCTACCCTGCTGTGTTGAAGGAAAAAGTGTTGTTAATCGTCCCCGAGCTCAAGTGA
- a CDS encoding DEAD/DEAH box helicase: protein MEAISLPSKVTPRMLKRKHSAVTSTSRKKNKLGSAHEDVSNYGSDTEDDGLAWRPVSRPAGAMLGGGLDEDGGLLTIEEIEDVDVEYVDTEAGGRIAKLKADKRLYKALEDDPISTNVTFDQSLLPEWASMSLHPIISHSLLELSFTNPTPIQKSALPFAQQGRDVVGVAETGSGKTLAYSLPILQYILSNPTSNSSRKLAALILAPTRELALQVCEHLKKVISAGASSSNGGVPRVSIAAIVGGLSVQKQRRILERGADIIVATPGRLWDVLGENNTLARQIRSVQFLVLDEADRMVEEATFKSWITLSSSPEEQDEMAGDPVFAEATAATVDSAPANTEMQTFVFSATMSKELQINLSRRSTKRKNKDQKGSTLDDLLMKLDFRDPNPAIVDLSPEYGKVSTLTESRIECVSGDKDFYLYYFLLRYPGRSLVFVSSIDGIRRLTPIMEQLQLKVFPLHSQLQQRQRLKNLDRFKSTPSAVLIATDVAARGLDIPSVDHVIHYQLPRTADAYVHRNGRTARAQREGFSLLLIAPNERGIMKGLMESLKRAEPIVELPIEHDILDRLKHRVQLARQIDAAQHKVKKDNHEKNWLKETAEALEIELDSDIEAHNEKSHQAKKNFAKVQKLKLELKELLSEPLVARGISRRYITSGSRSIADDLVNARNHKKMLGVPNVSAGEDVVVSK from the exons ATGGAGGCCATCTCGCTGCCTAGTAAAGTCACTCCGCGCATGCTCAAGCGCAAGCACAGCGCAGTAACCAGCACATCTAGGAAAAAGAATAAACTCGGCTCTGCTCATGAAGATGTCTCAAACTATGGCTCGGATACAGAGGATGACGGCCTGGCATGGCGCCCCGTCTCTCGCCCAGCCGGTGCAATGCTTGGAGGCGGTCTAGATGAGGATGGTGGGCTGCTTACTATCGAGGAAATAGAAGATGTCGATGTCGAATATGTGGACACTGAGGCAGGGGGGCGTATTGCAAAACTCAAA GCAGACAAACGACTCTACAAAGCCCTCGAAGACGACCCTATTTCTACGAATGTAACATTTGACCAGTCGCTTCTTCCGGAATGGGCCTCGATGTCGCTTCATCCCATAATATCGCACAGTCTCCTCGAGTTATCATTCACCAATCCTACCCCGATCCAAAAATCTGCTCTTCCATTCGCACAGCAAGGCCGTGACGTCGTAGGAGTGGCAGAAACTGGCTCAGGGAAAACTTTGGCGTATTCTCTCCCCATCTTGCAATACATTCTGTCCAACCCGACTTCAAATTCTAGCAGGAAACTTGCAGCTTTGATTCTGGCCCCAACTCGTGAATTGGCACTTCAAGTATGCGAGCATCTCAAGAAGGTTATTAGCGCAGGAGCTAGCTCATCCAATGGAGGGGTGCCTCGGGTCAGCATTGCTGCGATTGTGGGAGGCCTGAGCGTACAAAAACAACGGCGAATACTCGAACGAGGAGCTGATATTATAGTGGCAACCCCCGGTCGTTTGTGGGATGTTTTGGGAGAG AACAACACACTCGCTCGTCAGATTCGTAGCGTGCAGTTCCTGGTATTGGATGAAGCGGACCGTATGGTAGAGGAGGCCACTTTCAAGAGTTGGATAACATTGTCAAGCTCACC GGAAGAGCAAGACGAGATGGCGGGTGACCCCGTTTTCGCCGAAGCGACAGCTGCAACAGTAGATTCCGCCCCAGCAAATACTGAAATGCAGACATTTGTATTCTCGGCTACTATGAGCAAAGAGCTTCAAATAAATTTATCTCGTCGGTCGACAAAGCGAAAGAATAAAGATCAGAAAGGCTCGACCCTGG ACGATCTACTCATGAAACTGGATTTCCGAGATCCCAACCCAGCCATCGTTGACTTGAGCCCAGAATATGGGAAAGTTTCAACCCTTACTGAGAGTCGTATTGAATGCGTATCTGGAGACAAA GACTTCTATCTATACTATTTCCTACTCCGCTATCCTGGACGTTCTCTCGTTTTCGTTAGCTCCATAGATGGGATCAGACGCCTCACACCCATTATGGAACAACTTCAACTCAAAGTCTTTCCGCTCCACTCGCAACTCCAGCAACGTCAGAGATTAAAAAACCTTGACAG GTTCAAATCGACCCCCTCTGCCGTCTTAATTGCCACCGATGTAGCCGCACGTGGTCTCGACATACCATCTGTTGATCATGTTATTCATTACCAACTACCACGTACGGCAGACGCCTATGTTCATCGGAACGGGCGTACGGCTCGTGCTCAGCGAGAAGGTTTTAGTCTACTGTTGATTGCCCCAAATGAGAGAGGGATTATGAAGGGATTGATGGAGAGCTTGAAGCGTG CGGAGCCTATTGTGGAACTGCCCATCGAACACGATATCTTAGATAGACTCAAGCATCGTGTTCAGCTTGCAAGGCAGATTGATGCTGCTCAGCACaaggtcaagaaggacaaCCACGAAAAGAACTGGCTAAAAGAGACGGCGGAAGCACTAGAAATCGAGTTGGATTCAGATATTGA AGCGCATAATGAGAAGTCTCATCAAGCCAAGAAAAACTTTGCCAAGGTGCAAAAACTCAAGCTGGAGCTGAAAGAACTACTCTCGGAGCCGCTGGTTGCAAGGGGGATCTCTCGGCGGTATATAACATCCGGAAGCCGGTCGATTGCCGACGACCTCGTGAATGCACGCAATCATAAGAAGATGCTCGGCGTGCCTAACGTATCTGCGGGAGAAGATGTGGTTGTATCCAAATAA
- a CDS encoding delta-sterol C-methyltransferase encodes MATTETLDDGRVKSRVANYTAFWDNDSAKDGDAHKDNRLENYKDVINGYYDGATELYEYGWAQSFHFSRFYRGEAFLQSLARHEHYLASMMNLKPGMRVLDVGCGVGGPAREIARFADVNITGLNNNDFQIGRARKYTEKAGLSDQVQFVKGDFMKLSEQFGENTFDAVYAIEATVHAPTWEGVYGEIKKVLKPGGIFGVYEWCMTDAWDPSNPEHKDIAHGIEVGDGIPEMRTIKQAREALKTVGFEILHEEDLADRPDPIPWYYPLEGDIWKAQTAWDYITVWRMSWSGKIVTQTTVRVLEAFGLVPKGTFDVGEALKKAADALVRGGQQKLFTPMYLVVSRKPE; translated from the exons ATGGCCACCACCGAAACTCTCGATGACGGACGTGTCAAGTCGCGCGTCGCCAACTACACTGCCTTTTGGGACAACGACTCGGCCAAGGATGGAGATGCTCACAAGGACAACCGTCTCGAAAACTACAAGGACGTCATCAACG GCTACTATGACGGAGCTACTGAGCTCTACGAGTATGGCTGGGCCCAAAGCTTCCACTTTTCCCGCTTCTACAGGGGCGAAGCTTTTTTGCAATCG CTGGCCCGTCATGAGCACTACCTTGCTTCCATGATGAACCTCAAGCCCGGTATGCGTGTCCTCGATGTCGGATGTGGTGTCGGTGGTCCAGCACGCGAGATTGCTCGTTTTGCCGACGTTAACATCACCGGTCTCAACAACAACGACTTCCAGATCGGGCGTGCTCGTAAATACACTGAGAAGGCTGGGTTGTCGGACCAAGTCCAGTTTGTCAAGGGCGACTTTATGAAGCTCAGTGAGCAATTTGGAGAAAACACCTTCGATGCAG TTTATGCCATCGAGGCCACGGTACATGCTCCCACTTGGGAAGGTGTATATGGTGAAATCAAAAAGGTCCTCAAGCCCGGAGGAATC TTCGGTGTCTATGAGTGGTGCATGACTGACGCCTGGGATCCCTCTAACCCTGAGCACAAGGACATCGCCCACGGTATTGAAGTTGGCGATGGAATTCCTGAAATGCGCACAATTAAGCAAGCCCGTGAAGCTCTCAAGACCGTTGGCTTCGAGATCCTCCACGAAGAAGATTTGGCAGACCGTCCTGACCCTATCCCCTGGTACTACCCTCTCGAGGGTGACATTTGGAAGGCTCAGACTGCCTGGGACTATATTACCGTTTGGCGCATGTCGTGGAGCGGGAAGATTGTTACCCAGACTACAGTGAGGGTGCTCGAAGCCTTCGGGCTTGTACCTAAGGGCACCTTTGATGTCGGTGAGGCTCTGAAGAAGGCCGCCGATGCCCTGGTCCGTGGTGGACAGCAAAAACTCTTTACTCCCATGTATCTTGTGGTTAGCCGCAAGCCAGAGTAA
- a CDS encoding DNA repair and recombination protein RAD22 → MEENMSMNHVLSAHLLDSFDHSRRASAPPFGGHGQAGHGSSTQLGFFPMTHGSYSQMSMMSNNSLSVEQLAQMQAKLNKKLGPDLHLNIYADLYPNAPAQEEASPKLTYAEGWKIINLANEVFGFNGWSSSVLSITTDYIDQNPETHRYNVGVSALVRVTLRDGAFHEDVGFGALENSRGKGAALDKCKKEAVTDAIKRTLRNFGNVLGNCLYDKQYVSEIAKVKAPVVKLDQESLHRRPDLAGPVPNMPPPRESTPQSTTSFARNLPPRPLGNPSPLATSTPVTNRTLGNELPTPDTSLVGPPAIAQSVQPAQPAPQTKVSRNINPQPPRSASPITRPTHPPNTDNSNTRVTPPVSEVNPEDPAPPAPVEPTSGQALFDIRLVGELPEDGSVYGGSEDDAFFDNILPGELDIEVPDVPPVPPRSARPQISKPDSRASPTAQEEPSNTSDSVSSPPGATSNGILEESVTKRPRIRLADAIRGGAPGTGGSGPGVGQKRQRTN, encoded by the exons ATGGAGGAAAATATGTCTATGAACCATGTTCTTTCTGCACACCTGCTTGATAGCTTTGACCATAGTCGTCGGGCATCAGCCCCGCCATTTGGTGGACACGGACAGGCTGGCCATGGCTCTTCAACGCAACTTGGGTTTTTCCCTATGACACACGGAAGCTACTCCCAAATGTCTATGATGAGCAACAATAGCCTTTCGGTGGAGCAGCTTGCCCAGATGCAAGCAAAGCTCAACAAAAAACTTGGGCCGGA CCTTCACCTCAATATTTATGCAGATTTATATCCCAACGCCCCGGCCCAGGAGGAGGCGA GTCCCAAGCTCACGTATGCAGAAGGTTGGAAGATTATCAACCTTGCCAACGAAGTTTTTGGATTCAACGGCTGGTCATCCTCGGTCCTGTCAATTACTACAGATTAT ATCGACCAAAATCCGGAAACGCATCGGTACAATGTTGGAGTCTCCGCTCTTGTTCGGGTTACCCTTCGTGATGGCGCTTTTCATGAAGACGTTGGATTCGGCGCTCTGGAAAACTCAAGGGGAAAAGGCGCTGCGCTAGACAAG TGCAAAAAAGAGGCAGTAACTGATGCGATCAAGCGAACCTTGCGCAACTTTGGTAATGTTTTAGGTAACTGTCTGTACGATAAACAGTACGTGTCAGAAATAGCAAAGGTTAAGGCGCCGGTG GTCAAGCTCGACCAAGAGTCTCTTCATCGTCGACCTGACCTTGCCGGGCCGGTACCAAATATGCCTCCTCCGCGCGAATCTACACCTCAGTCCACGACCTCTTTCGCACGAAATTTgcctcctcgtcctctcGGAAATCCCTCTCCACTTGCGACATCGACCCCCGTTACTAACCGCACCCTTGGAAATGAATTACCTACTCCGGACACCTCACTTGTTGGTCCTCCAGCTATCGCTCAATCTGTTCAGCCTGCCCAGCCTGCGCCTCAAACCAAGGTTTCTCGTAACATCAATCCTCAACCCCCTCGTAGCGCTAGCCCAATAACTCGGCCTACTCATCCTCCGAACACGGACAATAGCAATACCCGTGTGACTCCGCCAGTTTCAGAGGTAAATCCCGAAGATCCAGCCCCACCAGCCCCAGTGGAGCCTACTTCAGGCCAGGCCTTATTTGACATACGGCTTGTGGGAGAGTTGCCTGAAGATGGGAGCGTGTACGGTGGTTCGGAGGACGATGCCTTCTTCGACAATATTTTACCAGGTGAACTTGATATAGAAGTCCCTGATGTTCCGCCCGTGCCTCCTCGCAGTGCGAGACCCCAGATTTCTAAACCAGATTCTCGTGCTTCCCCCACGGCTCAGGAAGAGCCAAGTAACACATCCGATTCAGTTAGTTCACCTCCTGGTGCGACTAGTAACGGAATCCTGGAAGAATCTGTTACCAAGCGTCCTCGCATTCGGCTTGCTGACGCTATTCGTGGTGGGGCTCCTGGCACCGGTGGGTCTGGGCCAGGTGTGGGTCAGAAACGTCAGCGAACCAATTGA
- a CDS encoding SnoaL-like domain protein, which translates to METAQLKVEPTELKQSFNDAIEEQELSNLISAYVFSHDKCFGSKAGRKDDLAWESLFDAAGVSELGPIGTHEGREGKMAWAQQALGGRGRGCQIRLFDTRVHLDESESDLATGCSHATIDVFPDDESKLISIRGNYRWVFKKVDSVWKITHVKL; encoded by the exons ATGGAGACCGCTCAACTCAAAGTGGAACCAACTGAACTCAAGCAGAGCTTCAACGACGCAATCGAAGAGCAGGAATTGTCTAATTTGATCAGTGCATATGTTTTTTCTCATGACAAGTGTTTTGGAAGTAAAGCTGGGAGGAAAGACGACTTGGCCTGGGAGAGTTTATTTGATGCCGCTGGTGTCTCTGAGCTTGGGCC TATTGGGACACACGAGGGTAGAGAAGGGAAGATGGCCTGGGCACAGCAAGC CCTAGGAGGACGTGGCCGAGGATGCCAGATCCGGTTGTTTGACACCAGAGTTCACTTGGATGAATCTGAATCTGACCTGGCTACTGGCTGCTCACACGCAACCATAGATGTATTCCCTGATGATGAATCCAAGTTGATATCTATAAGAGGAAACTATCGCTGGGTTTTTAAAAAGGTGGATAGCGTCTGGAAAATTACCCACGTTAAACTGTGA